From one Triticum aestivum cultivar Chinese Spring chromosome 4B, IWGSC CS RefSeq v2.1, whole genome shotgun sequence genomic stretch:
- the LOC123092527 gene encoding uncharacterized protein has translation MSWRPPISPGRLLLVVQFVALCSIPGAFSSRLVTLDTIDIFTTHEWFSRPTVFFRCSGDNKTHLPDVKDANMIYTFKGEESWQPLTELPEKKCKRCGLYEEDMFRNDVFDEWELCSSDFKDGKYTHFKEGQFNATFLCPNCTVSVGDAAAHHSSSEVEAKKTSVAVIIIVSVLASVIVVLALFGAYKYWLKKKRERDQLRFLKLFEEGDDMDDELGLSNEL, from the exons ATGAGTTGGCGGCCGCCGATCTCGCCTGGCCGCCTCCTTCTTGTCGTCCAATTCGTCGCCCTCTGCTCGATTCCTG GGGCTTTTTCTTCGAGGCTTGTCACACTTGATACCATTGATATATTTACCACTCATGAATGGTTCTCCAGACCAACTGTGTTTTTCCGCTGCAGTGGAGATAACAAGACACATTTGCCTGACGTGAAGGACGCAAACATGATATATACCTTTAAGGGTGAAGAATCATGGCAG CCCTTAACGGAACTTCCAGAAAAGAAGTGCAAGCGATGTGGTTTGTACGAAGAGGATATGTTTAGAAATGATGTGTTTGATGAATGGGAGCTGTGTTCTAGTGACTTCAAAGATGGCAAGTACACACACTTCAAGGAAGGGCAGTTCAATGCGACCTTCCTGTGCCCAAACTGTACTGTCTCTGTTG GTGATGCTGCAGCCCATCACTCTAGCTCAGAGGTGGAAGCCAAAAAGACATCTGTTGCTGTTATCATAATAGTAAGCGTTCTCGCTTCCGTTATCGTCGTCCTCGCCTTGTTCGGAGCCTACAAGTACTGGCTGAAGAAGAAGAGGGAGCGGGATCAGTTACGATTTCTCAAGCTCttcgaggagggagacgacatggaCGACGAACTGGGCCTTAGCAATGAACTCTAA
- the LOC123092528 gene encoding ABC transporter G family member 5, with protein MSRFVDKLPFFDRRASPMEEADDIPRSGLLHLHGGHHHYQHHHQPQTALMAPEPSPPTTKQSSSTLAQLLKRVNEARSDASSPNSSPSHYTIELGASMPGSTGSESEHTSLTGVGDGTLLPFVLKFTDLTYSVKQRKKGPCLPALPFRRGDAEPEAPRMKTLLDNISGEAREGEIMAVLGASGSGKSTLIDALANRIRKESLHGSVTLNGESMDNNLLKVISAYVMQDDLLYPMLTVEETLMFSAEFRLPRSLPTKEKKKRVQALIDQLGLRNAANTIIGDEGHRGVSGGERRRVSIGVDIIHDPIVLFLDEPTSGLDSTSAFMVVKVLQRIAQSGSVVVMSIHQPSYRILGLLDRLLFLSRGQTVYYGPPGSLSSFFSDFGKPIHDNENPTEFALDLVRELETMPNGACDLVEHNKSWQKRMGPKMKHADDGNGGKPSLSLQEAISASISRGKLVSGATDGNVTVPSPSSAPASAVAKFANPFWIEMGVLTRRAFLNTKRTPEIFVIRLGAVLITGFILATIFWRLDDSPKGVEERLGFFAIAMSTMFYTCSDALPVFLNERYIFLRETAYNAYRRSSYVLSHTIVGFPSLIVLSLAFAVTTFFAVGLAGGAEGFFFFVAIVLASFWAGSGFATFLSGVVTNVQLGFPVVVSTLAYFLLFSGFFINRDRIPKYWLWFHYASLVKYPYEAVMINEFSDPGRCFVRGVQMFDNTPLSVLPAAIKVRVLRAMSSSLGINIGTATCITTGPDFLKQQAVTDLTKWDCLWITVAWGFLFRILFYISLLLGSRNKRR; from the coding sequence ATGTCGCGGTTCGTCGACAAGCTGCCGTTCTTTGACCGGAGGGCGTCGCCGATGGAGGAAGCCGACGATATCCCGCGCAGCGGCCTCCTCCACCTGCACGGCGGCCACCACCActaccagcaccaccaccagccgcAGACCGCCTTGATGGCGCCCGAGCCGTCCCCGCCCACGACCAAGCAGTCCTCCTCCACTCTGGCGCAGCTCCTCAAGCGCGTCAACGAGGCGCGCAGCGACGCCTCGTCGCCCAACTCGTCCCCGTCCCACTACACCATCGAGCTCGGAGCCTCCATGCCGGGCTCCACCGGCAGTGAGAGCGAGCACACCAGCCTCACCGGTGTCGGCGACGGCACGCTGCTGCCGTTCGTGCTCAAGTTCACCGACCTCACGTACAGCGTCAAGCAGAGGAAGAAGGGCCCCTGCCTGCCCGCGCTGCCGTTCCGTCGCGGGGACGCGGAGCCCGAGGCGCCGCGGATGAAGACGCTGCTGGATAATATCTCCGGGGAGGCCCGGGAGGGCGAGATCATGGCGGTGCTCGGTGCCAGCGGGTCCGGCAAGAGCACGCTCATCGACGCGCTCGCCAACCGCATCAGGAAGGAGAGCCTCCACGGCTCCGTCACGCTCAACGGCGAGTCCATGGACAACAACCTGCTCAAGGTCATCTCGGCGTACGTGATGCAGGACGACCTCCTGTACCCGATGCTCACCGTGGAGGAGACGCTCATGTTCTCCGCCGAGTTCCGCCTGCCGCGCTCCCTCCccaccaaggagaagaagaagcggGTGCAGGCGCTCATCGACCAGCTCGGCCTGCGCAACGCGGCCAACACCATCATCGGCGACGAGGGACACCGCGGCGTGTCGGGCGGCGAGCGCCGGCGCGTGTCCATCGGAGTGGACATCATCCACGACCCCATCGTGCTGTTCCTCGACGAGCCCACCTCCGGGCTCGACTCCACCAGCGCCTTCATGGTGGTGAAGGTGCTGCAGCGCATCGCCCAGAGCGGCAGCGTCGTGGTCATGTCCATCCACCAGCCGAGCTATCGCATCCTCGGCCTCCTCGACCGCCTCCTGTTCCTGTCCCGCGGCCAGACTGTGTACTACGGACCTCCTGGTTCGCTGTCGTCCTTCTTCTCGGACTTCGGCAAGCCCATCCATGACAACGAGAACCCGACGGAGTTCGCGCTCGACCTCGTTAGGGAGCTCGAGACCATGCCGAACGGGGCCTGCGACCTCGTCGAGCACAACAAGTCGTGGCAGAAGCGCATGGGCCCGAAGATGAAACACGCCGACGACGGGAACGGGGGGAAGCCATCGCTCTCTCTTCAGGAGGCCATCAGCGCCAGCATCTCTCGCGGGAAGCTCGTGTCCGGCGCGACCGACGGCAATGTCACGGTGCCCTCGCCGTCGTCCGCCCCGGCGTCCGCGGTGGCCAAGTTCGCGAACCCGTTCTGGATCGAGATGGGGGTGCTGACCCGTCGCGCGTTCCTCAACACGAAGCGCACGCCGGAGATCTTCGTCATCCGCCTGGGCGCGGTGCTGATCACGGGGTTCATCCTGGCGACCATCTTCTGGCGCCTAGACGACTCGCCCAAGGGCGTGGAGGAGCGGCTGGGCTTCTTCGCCATCGCCATGTCCACCATGTTCTACACCTGCTCCGACGCGCTGCCCGTGTTCCTCAACGAGCGCTACATCTTCCTCCGCGAGACGGCCTACAACGCGTACCGGCGGTCCTCGTACGTGCTCTCCCACACCATCGTCGGCTTCCCCTCGCTCATCGTCCTCTCCCTGGCCTTCGCGGTGACCACATTCTTCGCCGTGGGGCTGGCCGGCGGCGCCGAGGGGTTCTTCTTCTTCGTGGCCATCGTGCTGGCCTCGTTCTGGGCCGGAAGCGGGTTCGCGACGTTCCTGTCGGGCGTGGTGACCAACGTGCAGCTGGGGTTCCCCGTGGTGGTGTCGACGCTGGCCTACTTCCTGCTCTTCAGCGGCTTCTTCATCAACCGGGACAGGATCCCCAAGTACTGGCTGTGGTTCCACTACGCGTCGCTGGTCAAGTACCCGTACGAGGCGGTGATGATCAACGAGTTCAGCGACCCCGGGCGGTGCTTCGTGCGCGGGGTGCAGATGTTCGACAACACGCCGCTGTCCGTCCTGCCGGCGGCGATTAAGGTGCGGGTGCTGCGGGCCATGAGCTCGTCCCTCGGCATCAACATCGGCACGGCGACGTGCATCACCACGGGGCCGGACTTCCTGAAGCAGCAGGCCGTCACCGACCTCACCAAGTGGGACTGCCTCTGGATCACCGTCGCCTGGGGCTTCCTCTTCCGCATCCTCTTCTACATCTCGCTGCTGCTCGGGAGCAGGAACAAGAGGAGGTAG